The following are from one region of the Gloeomargarita lithophora Alchichica-D10 genome:
- a CDS encoding ABC transporter substrate-binding protein gives MKWKSRGLSGVLFLLGMVLTISCTSPTVQNEAPTVRLGFSAWPGWFPWQVAQEQNLFTTKNVQVDLKWFDSYLDSINALTAQQLDANSQTLNDTISAVAGGADQVIVLVNDNSTGNDKIIAREGINTIADLKGKKVAAEEGTVDHFLLLLGMEKAGLKPEDITFVPLETGQAATAFVGGQVDAVGVFAPFTTQALKRPGSKELFSSKDFPGAISDHLVFTRTFVNEHPEQVQATVDAWFATLKSMETNPTEAMAIMAKRANVTVDEYKQYADGTRIFTVQENVVAFQPGNDMSSLPFAAERISAFLVQAGLAKTKPDLSKLFDDRFVKAHAAQALRPGSSPLVTSHVRPRPFPAHS, from the coding sequence ATGAAATGGAAATCCCGTGGTTTGAGTGGTGTATTGTTTTTATTGGGCATGGTATTGACGATTAGTTGTACCAGCCCCACGGTGCAAAATGAAGCTCCCACCGTGCGCCTGGGTTTTAGTGCATGGCCGGGTTGGTTTCCCTGGCAGGTCGCCCAGGAACAAAATCTATTTACCACCAAAAATGTCCAGGTGGATTTGAAGTGGTTTGATAGCTATTTAGACTCGATCAATGCCCTCACGGCGCAACAATTGGATGCCAATTCCCAAACCTTAAATGACACCATTAGTGCGGTGGCGGGGGGTGCCGACCAAGTGATTGTTTTGGTGAATGATAATTCCACCGGCAATGACAAAATTATTGCCCGGGAAGGAATTAACACCATAGCCGATTTGAAAGGGAAAAAAGTGGCCGCCGAAGAGGGCACAGTAGATCATTTTCTCCTGCTTTTGGGCATGGAAAAAGCGGGCTTAAAACCAGAGGATATTACCTTTGTGCCTTTGGAAACTGGGCAGGCGGCGACCGCTTTTGTGGGGGGGCAGGTGGATGCGGTGGGGGTATTTGCGCCTTTTACTACCCAGGCGTTGAAACGTCCCGGTAGCAAAGAGTTATTTAGTTCCAAGGATTTTCCGGGGGCAATTTCCGATCATCTGGTGTTTACCCGCACTTTTGTCAATGAGCATCCTGAGCAAGTGCAGGCCACCGTGGATGCCTGGTTTGCCACCTTGAAATCTATGGAAACCAATCCCACTGAAGCGATGGCAATTATGGCGAAAAGAGCCAACGTGACCGTGGATGAATATAAACAGTATGCGGATGGCACCCGCATTTTCACGGTGCAGGAAAATGTTGTTGCTTTTCAACCGGGGAATGATATGTCTTCTTTGCCCTTTGCTGCTGAACGAATTAGTGCTTTTTTGGTACAGGCGGGTTTAGCCAAAACCAAACCGGATTTGAGCAAGTTATTTGACGACCGCTTTGTGAAAGCCCATGCCGCCCAAGCCCTGCGCCCCGGTTCTTCACCCTTGGTGACCTCCCATGTCCGACCTCGCCCGTTCCCGGCTCATTCGTGA
- a CDS encoding urea amidolyase associated protein UAAP1, whose amino-acid sequence MVAIMNATETNATEINPEWVVWSEKLPGGAYWHGVIPRWQTLRITDLAGSQGVAMICYNAERPMERLNVADTAKIQFNAFLHQGQVLYSDMGRVLFSITADTANGHDLICGCSTTESNRAKYGVGEYNKFGQNDFNNSRDQFLKALGKWGMCRRDLMPNVNFFSRVTVTPTGGLQYMSESANPGAYVDLRAEMNVLVVISNCPHVLHPAPHYRPQPVQLTGWRSPAPTADDPCRTANEEAIRGFVNTDSWWAQRPLAPGYIL is encoded by the coding sequence ATGGTGGCGATAATGAATGCAACGGAAACGAATGCAACGGAAATTAACCCGGAATGGGTGGTTTGGTCGGAAAAATTGCCGGGGGGAGCCTACTGGCATGGGGTGATTCCCCGGTGGCAGACCCTGCGGATTACGGATTTGGCGGGTTCCCAGGGGGTGGCGATGATTTGCTACAACGCTGAGCGCCCGATGGAGCGGCTGAATGTGGCGGATACGGCCAAAATCCAGTTCAATGCGTTTTTGCACCAAGGCCAGGTGCTGTACTCGGACATGGGGCGGGTGTTGTTTTCCATCACGGCGGATACGGCCAACGGCCATGACCTGATCTGCGGGTGCAGTACAACCGAGAGCAATCGGGCGAAGTATGGGGTGGGGGAGTACAACAAATTCGGCCAAAATGATTTTAATAATTCCCGGGATCAGTTCCTGAAAGCCCTGGGTAAGTGGGGGATGTGCCGCCGGGATTTGATGCCGAATGTGAATTTCTTTAGCCGGGTCACGGTAACGCCAACGGGGGGTTTGCAGTACATGAGCGAGTCAGCCAACCCTGGCGCCTATGTGGACTTGCGGGCGGAAATGAATGTGCTGGTGGTCATTTCCAACTGCCCCCACGTCCTGCATCCCGCACCCCACTACCGTCCTCAGCCGGTGCAATTAACCGGGTGGCGTTCTCCGGCTCCTACTGCCGATGACCCCTGCCGCACGGCCAACGAGGAGGCGATCCGGGGCTTTGTCAACACCGATAGCTGGTGGGCGCAACGACCGCTGGCACCTGGCTATATTTTGTAA